Sequence from the Pantanalinema sp. genome:
GTGACCCTCACGAACCTGCCCGAGCGCGAGTGGAAGCGGATCGAGGCCTTTCGGCTCTCTCCCCTCTACGTGTCGGTCCACGCGACCAACCCGCAGCTGAGGGCCGACATCCTCCGCCAGCGCCGCGGCAGCCTGCTGCTCGACCAGCTGGACCGGCTCAAGGCCACCGGCATCCAGTTCCACGCCCAGATCGTCCTGATGCCGGGCGTCAACGACGGCGAAGAGCTCGATCGCTCCATCAAGGAGCTGACCGAGCGCTATCTGCCCGAGCTCCTGAGCATCAACGTGGTCCCGGTCGCCCTCAACCGCTTCCGGGAGCAGATGGGGCTCACCCCGCTCGAGGCTCCCACCTCGGCCTGGTGCCGGGAGGTCATCGCCCAGGTCAAGCCCTGGCAGAAGAAGTTCAAGAAGGAGTGGGAGGACGGCATCGTCCAGCTCTCGGACGAGTTCTACGTGCTCGGCCAGGTGCCGGTGCCCAAGCCCGCCGCCTACGGCGACTTCACCAACGTCCAGGACGGGGTCGGCGGGGCCGCCCTCTTGGGCTGGGAGTGGAAGAAGCTCGCCAAGAAGCTGCCCGCGCGCCTCGAGGCGCCCCGCAGCGTCCAGATCATCACCGGCAAGGCGGCGGTCCACATCGTCAAGCCCCTGGTGGATGACCTGGTGAAGGTCGAGGGCCTCACGGCCGAGCTGGTGGACACCCCCAGCCGGTTCTGGGGCGATTTGATCACCGTCACGGGCCTGCTCACGGGCAAGGACCTGATCGACGAGCCCCGCCTCCAGGGCGTCCCGGGTGAGATCTGGCTGCCGGACATCACCCTGAAGGCCGGCACCGAGATCTTCCTCGACGACCTCACCGTCCAGGACGTGGAAGAGGCGCTCGGCCGCACCATCCGCCTGATGCCGACCACGGCCCAGGGCCTGTTCGACCTGGTGGCGGGCACGGAGCGCGCCTCGCGCGACGACACCCGGGCCCGGTTCGGCAACTACGAGCCCAGCTTCGAGCTGCAGCTCGCCAAGCGCCGGCGCGGCACCGCCTCGTAGGACAACCCCCGCATGCGAAGCGGCCCCCCGACCGGGGGGCCGCTTCGCGCATGGTCACGGCAGCTGCTCGAGGACGACGTCGTCGAAGTTGACCTCGTTGCCGATGGCGCGCAGGGCCACCGTGGCCTTGCGCGCGGGGTCGATGAGGTCGAGGGTCGCCTCGGCCTTGGGGGCGCCATCGTACAGCACCTGGAAGGTGCGCTTGCGGGTGTCCACGACCGCCCCGATCCGGCGCTTGTCGTAGGGGCGGGTCGAGAGGGCCTCGCTCCAGACCTTGGTCCAGCCCTGGGCGG
This genomic interval carries:
- a CDS encoding DUF512 domain-containing protein, with the protein product MNNKGGIITAIAPQSLAEEAGLQVGDILQAINGETLTDLIDYRYQVAEEVVELSLVREGQLLTIEIEKEIDEDLGLEFQDAVFDQIRVCANNCTFCFIHQQPDGMRESLYIMDDDYRLSFLQGNFVTLTNLPEREWKRIEAFRLSPLYVSVHATNPQLRADILRQRRGSLLLDQLDRLKATGIQFHAQIVLMPGVNDGEELDRSIKELTERYLPELLSINVVPVALNRFREQMGLTPLEAPTSAWCREVIAQVKPWQKKFKKEWEDGIVQLSDEFYVLGQVPVPKPAAYGDFTNVQDGVGGAALLGWEWKKLAKKLPARLEAPRSVQIITGKAAVHIVKPLVDDLVKVEGLTAELVDTPSRFWGDLITVTGLLTGKDLIDEPRLQGVPGEIWLPDITLKAGTEIFLDDLTVQDVEEALGRTIRLMPTTAQGLFDLVAGTERASRDDTRARFGNYEPSFELQLAKRRRGTAS